From a region of the Tenggerimyces flavus genome:
- a CDS encoding pyridoxamine 5'-phosphate oxidase family protein gives MTKTMSQQEISEVMNKPYAQQLLNGVAIARFAYNNVDGEPRVVPIGYAWDGARVLIATVPKAAKVAALRKDPKVALTIDTTGYPPKVLLLRGTASVEVVDGVPDFYIEAGRHVGEEAFPEWEAGVRALYDEMAVISIELHWAKLLDFETTIPKAVEDLIREKAEAQQG, from the coding sequence ATGACGAAGACGATGTCGCAGCAGGAGATCTCCGAGGTCATGAACAAGCCGTACGCGCAGCAACTGCTGAACGGGGTGGCCATCGCGCGGTTCGCGTACAACAACGTCGACGGGGAGCCGCGGGTCGTGCCGATCGGGTACGCCTGGGACGGTGCGCGGGTGCTGATCGCCACGGTGCCGAAGGCCGCCAAGGTCGCCGCGCTGCGGAAGGACCCGAAGGTCGCGCTCACCATCGACACCACCGGGTACCCGCCGAAGGTCCTGCTGCTGCGCGGCACCGCGTCCGTCGAGGTCGTCGACGGCGTTCCCGACTTCTACATCGAGGCCGGCCGACACGTCGGGGAAGAGGCCTTCCCCGAGTGGGAGGCCGGGGTTCGGGCGCTCTACGACGAGATGGCCGTGATCAGCATCGAGCTGCACTGGGCCAAACTGCTCGACTTCGAGACCACCATCCCCAAGGCGGTCGAGGACCTGATCCGCGAGAAGGCCGAAGCCCAGCAGGGCTGA
- a CDS encoding alpha/beta fold hydrolase, whose protein sequence is MNALRSRTYRHQDLVTIEHRLDVPLDHHAPDGEQLEVFARELVKVDKADDNQPRLLFLQGGPGGKSPRPGSDAWVERALRDYRVVLLDQRGTGLSTHANRQTLARRGGPEEQAEYLQHFRADAIVHDSEALRKALGGDTPWTLLGQSYGGFCILTYLSFAPAGVKEAFVTGGLPSLQGTADVVYETTYDHMVEKNEAYFALHPDDRELCARIVRHLTENDVRLPTGERFSPRRFQTAGHGLGMRGVFDGLHYVLEEAFLPGSAGDELSDTFLHAVGSGLSFAEGPLYAVLHESIYQHGAASRWAAERVYTERKEFHLDDERPFLFTGEVIYPFFFDEDPALVPLRETANLLAHKEDWPALYDVEQLARNEVPVFAAVYYNDLYVPRELSLETAKAVKRVTPWITNEYEHDGIRVSDVLDKLFKLAKQTP, encoded by the coding sequence GTGAACGCGCTGCGCAGCCGTACGTATCGGCATCAGGACCTCGTCACGATCGAGCACCGGCTCGATGTCCCGCTCGACCACCACGCGCCGGACGGGGAGCAGCTCGAGGTCTTCGCCCGCGAGCTCGTCAAGGTGGACAAGGCGGACGACAACCAGCCGCGGCTGCTGTTCCTGCAGGGCGGCCCCGGCGGCAAGAGCCCGCGGCCGGGCTCCGACGCGTGGGTCGAACGGGCGCTGCGGGACTACCGCGTCGTCCTGCTCGACCAGCGCGGCACCGGCCTGTCGACGCATGCGAACCGGCAGACGCTCGCCCGCCGCGGCGGTCCCGAGGAGCAGGCGGAGTACCTCCAGCACTTCCGCGCCGACGCGATCGTGCACGACTCCGAGGCGCTGCGCAAAGCGCTCGGCGGCGACACCCCGTGGACCCTGCTCGGCCAGAGCTACGGCGGCTTCTGCATCCTCACCTACCTCTCGTTCGCGCCGGCCGGGGTGAAGGAGGCGTTCGTCACCGGCGGGCTGCCGTCGCTCCAGGGCACGGCCGACGTGGTGTACGAGACGACGTACGACCACATGGTGGAGAAGAACGAGGCCTACTTCGCCCTGCACCCCGACGACCGCGAGCTGTGCGCGCGGATCGTCCGGCACCTCACCGAGAACGACGTCCGGCTGCCCACCGGCGAGCGCTTCTCACCGCGCCGCTTCCAGACCGCCGGCCACGGACTCGGCATGCGCGGGGTCTTCGACGGCCTGCACTACGTGCTGGAGGAGGCGTTCCTCCCGGGCAGCGCCGGCGACGAGCTGTCCGACACGTTCCTGCACGCGGTCGGCTCGGGGCTGAGCTTCGCCGAGGGCCCGCTCTACGCGGTGCTGCACGAGTCCATCTACCAGCACGGAGCGGCCAGCCGCTGGGCCGCCGAACGGGTCTACACCGAACGCAAGGAGTTCCACCTCGACGACGAGCGGCCGTTCCTGTTCACCGGCGAGGTGATCTACCCGTTCTTCTTCGACGAGGATCCGGCGCTCGTTCCGCTGCGCGAGACCGCGAACCTCCTTGCGCACAAGGAAGACTGGCCCGCCCTGTACGACGTCGAGCAGCTCGCGCGCAACGAGGTGCCGGTGTTCGCCGCGGTGTACTACAACGACCTCTACGTACCCCGCGAGCTCTCCCTCGAGACCGCCAAGGCGGTCAAGCGGGTGACGCCGTGGATCACCAACGAGTACGAGCACGACGGCATCCGGGTGAGCGACGTGCTCGACAAGCTGTTCAAGCTCGCGAAGCAGACTCCGTAG
- a CDS encoding NUDIX hydrolase has translation MSELGHEVLAAVLQVRSRSLQVLLWRRAREPQVGRWSLPGGQLGATEDIEASVRRQLAEKVDVRQLSHVEQLAVFSAPDRVPGDRVIASTFLALVRSDNDPVIPDDTSWFPIDALPDTAFDHQAVVLRARDRLRSKLSYTNVGFALAAPEFTVSALRDVYSAALGYRVSATNLQRVLSRRGQLEPTGETVPPGPSGGRPAALFRFARASIQITDPFAVFRPPATTPPPAPPSPPTESASRA, from the coding sequence GTGAGCGAATTGGGGCATGAGGTTCTCGCCGCCGTGCTCCAAGTCCGGTCCCGGTCACTGCAGGTCCTGCTTTGGCGGCGGGCGCGAGAACCGCAGGTCGGCCGCTGGTCCCTCCCCGGCGGACAGCTCGGCGCGACCGAGGACATCGAGGCGTCCGTACGCCGCCAGCTCGCCGAGAAGGTCGACGTCAGACAGCTCTCCCACGTCGAGCAGCTGGCCGTGTTCAGCGCCCCGGACCGGGTGCCCGGCGACCGGGTGATCGCGAGCACGTTCCTCGCGCTGGTGCGCTCCGACAACGACCCGGTGATCCCGGACGACACCTCGTGGTTCCCGATCGACGCGCTGCCGGACACCGCGTTCGACCACCAGGCGGTCGTGCTGCGCGCCCGGGACCGGCTCCGGTCGAAGCTGTCGTACACGAACGTCGGGTTCGCGCTCGCGGCGCCGGAGTTCACCGTGTCGGCGCTGCGCGACGTCTACTCGGCGGCGCTCGGCTACCGGGTGTCGGCGACCAACCTGCAGCGCGTCCTCTCCCGGCGCGGGCAGCTCGAGCCGACCGGCGAGACCGTGCCACCGGGTCCGAGCGGCGGCCGTCCGGCAGCGCTGTTCCGCTTCGCCCGCGCGAGCATCCAGATCACCGACCCGTTCGCGGTGTTCCGTCCGCCCGCGACCACTCCTCCCCCGGCTCCGCCTTCCCCGCCTACGGAGTCTGCTTCGCGAGCTTGA
- the nadA gene encoding quinolinate synthase NadA, translated as MTAVIERTSGGYVGVVPDEAWREEVRRLARERDAVLLAHNYQIPEIQDIADFTGDSLALSRIAATSDASTIVFCGVHFMAETAKILSPDKTVLIPDARAGCSLADSIDADQLRAWKAEHPGAVVVSYVNTTAEVKAETDICCTSSNAVEVVQSIPADQEVLFLPDMFLGAHVRRVTGRENLHIWAGECHVHAGINGAELAERAAENPDADLFIHPECGCATSALYLAGAGAVPADRVKILSTGGMLDEARETKSRSVLVATEIGMLHQLRKAAPGVDFRAVNERASCRYMKMITPAALLRCLRDGADEVHVDPAIAARARGAVQRMVEIGQPGGGE; from the coding sequence ATGACCGCGGTGATCGAACGTACCTCTGGCGGCTACGTCGGGGTGGTGCCGGACGAGGCATGGCGGGAGGAGGTACGCCGGCTCGCCCGCGAACGCGACGCGGTGCTGCTCGCGCACAACTACCAGATCCCCGAGATCCAGGACATCGCCGACTTCACCGGCGACTCGCTCGCGCTGAGCCGGATCGCGGCGACGAGCGACGCGTCCACGATCGTGTTCTGCGGCGTGCACTTCATGGCCGAGACCGCCAAGATCCTCAGCCCGGACAAGACCGTACTGATCCCGGACGCGCGGGCCGGCTGTTCGCTCGCCGACTCGATCGACGCCGACCAGCTGCGCGCGTGGAAGGCCGAGCACCCGGGCGCGGTCGTGGTGTCGTACGTCAACACGACGGCCGAGGTGAAGGCCGAGACCGACATCTGCTGCACCTCGTCGAACGCGGTCGAGGTCGTCCAGTCGATCCCCGCCGACCAGGAGGTGCTGTTCCTCCCGGACATGTTCCTCGGCGCGCACGTTCGCCGGGTGACCGGACGCGAGAACCTGCACATCTGGGCGGGGGAGTGCCACGTCCACGCCGGCATCAACGGCGCCGAGCTCGCCGAGCGGGCCGCGGAGAACCCCGACGCCGACCTCTTCATCCACCCGGAGTGCGGCTGCGCCACGTCGGCGCTCTATCTCGCGGGCGCGGGTGCCGTGCCGGCCGACCGGGTGAAGATCTTGTCCACCGGCGGCATGCTCGACGAGGCCCGCGAGACCAAGTCCCGTTCGGTGCTGGTCGCGACCGAGATCGGGATGCTGCACCAGCTCCGCAAGGCCGCGCCGGGCGTCGACTTCCGCGCGGTGAACGAGCGCGCCTCCTGCCGCTACATGAAGATGATCACGCCCGCCGCCCTGCTGCGCTGCCTGCGCGACGGCGCGGACGAGGTGCACGTCGACCCGGCGATCGCGGCACGGGCTCGCGGCGCCGTGCAACGGATGGTGGAGATCGGTCAGCCTGGAGGCGGCGAATGA